From Streptomyces chrestomyceticus JCM 4735, one genomic window encodes:
- a CDS encoding L-tyrosine/L-tryptophan isonitrile synthase family protein, with protein MTSTAAAILSTLLPHRRTPETTPTAEAATPAHFPHQLRHLEALVATGRPIRFTLPGFPCKSPNPAKVVGRLPDEGERLALRFLDRLCARIGELYAPGARLVICSDGHLFSDLIGVPDPHVDAYNDTLRTMIRTAGLSHLTTFDLRDVYGDRPCDAKRAEVHRRYAPSLDSLRAETRDAAAHGGETLRLYRGITRFLFEDTTGFEGTRSALQRACRTRAYGVVQRSRAWGALIAEHHPDALRLSIHPQPPGTPKFGIRLLDAPDVWMTPWHACVLRDADGDGVRLMRAADAARLGRLVHRDGRPSHYVRDAHEAGRPAAAQLS; from the coding sequence ATGACCAGCACAGCGGCCGCCATCCTCAGCACCCTCCTCCCTCACCGCCGCACCCCGGAGACGACGCCTACCGCCGAAGCAGCCACCCCCGCCCACTTCCCGCACCAACTACGCCACCTGGAAGCCCTGGTGGCGACCGGCCGCCCGATCCGCTTCACCCTCCCCGGCTTCCCCTGCAAGTCCCCCAACCCCGCCAAGGTCGTCGGCCGGCTCCCCGACGAGGGTGAACGCCTCGCCCTGCGCTTCCTGGACCGGCTGTGCGCCCGGATCGGGGAGCTGTACGCGCCGGGCGCGCGGCTCGTCATCTGCTCCGACGGGCACCTCTTCAGCGATCTGATCGGCGTCCCGGACCCGCACGTCGACGCGTACAACGACACGCTGCGCACCATGATCCGTACGGCCGGACTGTCCCACCTCACCACTTTCGACCTGCGGGACGTTTACGGAGACCGGCCCTGCGACGCCAAACGCGCCGAGGTGCACCGCCGGTACGCGCCCTCCCTGGACTCCCTGCGCGCCGAGACCCGGGACGCGGCCGCCCACGGCGGCGAAACGCTTCGCCTGTACCGAGGCATCACCCGCTTCCTGTTCGAGGACACCACCGGCTTCGAAGGCACCCGCTCCGCCCTGCAACGCGCCTGCCGCACCCGCGCCTACGGAGTCGTCCAGCGCAGCCGCGCCTGGGGCGCGCTGATCGCCGAGCACCATCCAGACGCCCTCCGGCTGTCCATCCACCCGCAGCCGCCCGGCACGCCGAAGTTCGGCATCCGTCTGCTCGACGCGCCCGACGTGTGGATGACGCCGTGGCACGCCTGCGTGCTGCGCGACGCGGACGGAGACGGCGTACGGCTGATGCGCGCGGCGGACGCGGCGCGGCTCGGACGGCTCGTCCACCGGGA
- the asnB gene encoding asparagine synthase (glutamine-hydrolyzing) has product MCGITGWISYREGPQPPRAQTSVIERMTSALARRGPDASGTWCGPYAALGHRRLAVLDPAGGTQPMTAPAASPAPVPHRPPHAVLTYSGEIYNHHALRAELRSRGHRFATRSDTEVVLRAYLEWGDGLTEHLEGMYAFAVWDAHRERLLLVRDRLGVKPLFFAEIPGGLVFGSEPKALFAHPACRPRVDARGMREAYGLLFGTGETLWSGVREVQPGGVAVFDRSGLTERVYWRLEARPHPDHGIAATVDTVRSHVERAARAQLEADVPLCTLLSGGLDSTVLTALLADELRVREGPAARLRSYAVDYSDQVERFTGDVLRTGHDTPYAAEAAAFIGTDHRLVVLDPRELLDPAHRAAVVAARDSPIGVGDMDTSLYLLFGEMARHATVALSGEAADEVFGGYPWFRSPAARDADTFPWLLVTGDEAAMPLHPALADTLRIGEFRADTYRSALAAVPHLDGETPAQHRRRELQHLSLTRWLRQLLHRKDRLSMARGLEVRVPYCDHRLVEYVFNAPVALQDFDGREKSLLRAAGARLAPHSVLHRPKNHYPATHHPAYNRGLQDMARDALATGQGRVRDLVDESVVKPLLDIPPEHLQWGHRLRLERVVDLSLWLEEYRPELAF; this is encoded by the coding sequence ATGTGTGGCATCACCGGATGGATTTCCTACCGCGAGGGCCCCCAACCCCCGCGCGCCCAGACCTCCGTCATCGAGCGGATGACCTCCGCACTGGCCCGCCGCGGCCCCGACGCCTCGGGCACCTGGTGCGGCCCGTACGCCGCGCTCGGGCACCGGCGCCTGGCCGTCCTGGACCCGGCAGGCGGTACGCAGCCCATGACCGCGCCCGCCGCCTCACCCGCACCCGTACCGCACCGACCGCCGCACGCCGTCCTCACCTACAGCGGCGAGATCTACAACCACCACGCCCTGCGGGCCGAACTCCGTTCGCGCGGCCACCGCTTCGCGACCCGCAGCGACACCGAAGTCGTCCTGCGTGCCTACCTGGAGTGGGGCGACGGCCTCACCGAGCACCTGGAAGGCATGTACGCCTTCGCCGTCTGGGACGCCCACCGGGAGCGGCTTCTCCTGGTACGCGACCGGCTGGGCGTCAAACCGCTGTTCTTTGCCGAAATCCCGGGCGGCCTGGTCTTCGGTTCCGAGCCCAAGGCCCTGTTCGCGCACCCCGCGTGCCGGCCGCGTGTCGACGCGCGGGGGATGCGGGAGGCGTACGGTCTGCTCTTCGGCACCGGGGAGACGCTCTGGTCGGGGGTGCGGGAGGTACAACCCGGTGGCGTGGCCGTCTTCGACCGGAGCGGACTGACCGAGCGCGTCTACTGGCGCCTTGAGGCCCGCCCGCATCCGGACCACGGGATCGCCGCGACGGTGGACACCGTCCGCTCCCATGTGGAGCGGGCGGCCCGCGCCCAACTGGAGGCGGACGTGCCTCTCTGCACGCTGCTCTCCGGCGGCCTCGACTCCACCGTGCTGACCGCGTTGCTGGCGGACGAACTGCGCGTACGGGAGGGGCCGGCGGCCCGGCTCCGTTCGTACGCGGTCGACTACAGCGACCAGGTGGAACGTTTCACCGGCGATGTCCTGCGCACCGGCCACGACACCCCGTACGCCGCCGAGGCCGCCGCCTTCATCGGCACCGACCACCGCCTCGTCGTCCTCGACCCGAGGGAACTGCTGGACCCGGCACACCGCGCGGCCGTGGTGGCGGCCCGCGACTCGCCCATCGGCGTCGGCGACATGGACACCTCCCTCTACCTCCTCTTCGGCGAGATGGCCCGGCACGCGACGGTCGCGCTGTCCGGCGAGGCGGCCGACGAGGTCTTCGGCGGTTATCCCTGGTTCCGCAGCCCCGCCGCGCGGGACGCCGACACCTTTCCCTGGCTGCTGGTGACCGGCGACGAGGCCGCCATGCCGCTGCACCCGGCGCTCGCGGACACGCTGCGCATCGGCGAGTTCCGGGCCGACACGTACCGGTCGGCGCTGGCCGCCGTCCCGCACCTGGACGGCGAGACACCGGCACAGCACCGCCGGCGCGAACTCCAGCACCTGTCCCTGACCCGCTGGCTGCGCCAGTTGCTGCACCGCAAGGACCGCCTCAGCATGGCGCGGGGACTGGAGGTGCGGGTGCCGTACTGCGACCACCGTCTCGTCGAGTACGTCTTCAACGCCCCGGTCGCGCTCCAGGACTTCGACGGCCGGGAGAAGAGCCTGCTGCGCGCCGCGGGCGCCCGCCTCGCTCCCCACTCCGTACTCCACCGCCCCAAGAACCACTACCCGGCCACCCACCACCCGGCGTACAACCGCGGCCTCCAGGACATGGCCCGCGACGCGCTCGCGACCGGTCAGGGCCGCGTGCGCGACCTGGTGGACGAGAGCGTCGTCAAGCCCCTCCTCGACATCCCGCCCGAGCACCTCCAGTGGGGGCACCGCCTGCGCCTGGAACGCGTCGTCGACCTGTCGCTGTGGCTGGAGGAGTACCGCCCGGAGCTGGCCTTCTGA
- a CDS encoding heavy metal translocating P-type ATPase, with translation MSERVTVLTVGGMTCAACVNRVEKKLGRLDGVTATVNLATGKARVRHPPGLPVTDLLATVEAAGFTAELPESEPAGPAKEAPAPEGQAPDAERNRLLVTALLSVPVLVLSMVPAWQFRNWQWLCFALTAPVAVWGALPFHRRAARGLRHGAATMDTLVSLGVAASFAWSAYALFLSGGTAHFYLEAAVGVPLFVLAGRRLEAGARRGTGSALRALAELVGKDVSVRVPADAAGQGSSVGLTDGAATVERRIPVARLQVGDRFLVRPGERVATDGTVVDGSSALDLSLVTGESGPVEVGPGSAVVGGAVNVGGLLEVRAAAVGADTRLARITRLVEEAQTGKTQAQRLADAVAGVFVPAVLAVSVTVLGFWLGAGADPQAAVTAAVAVLVVACPCALGLATPTALLAATGRGAQLGILVSGPQALERLRRIDTLVLDKTGTLTTGRMSVIAMTTSAGDTGSGSAGAPGLTADEILRLAAAVEHGSEHPLARAITAYGDLRREALAEHRPPPAARHFAATAGYGVTGEVDGRSVTVGRPGELSALPASLADAVRTAETAGHTAVLVTVDGTPQAVFSIGDTLRPDCYRAVDHLRRLGLRPVLATGDRAATARAAAGHLGITEIHAGALPEEKAALVTTLQEHGDRVAVVGDGVNDAAALARADLGIALGSGTDAAIGAADVTVLREDLQAVPDAVRLARRTLGTIRANLVWAFGYNLVTVPLAAVGRLDPMTAAAAMSASSLLVVGNSLRLRAWKPASRTTRTAKTFRTSITPDTP, from the coding sequence ATGAGCGAGCGCGTCACCGTACTGACGGTGGGCGGTATGACCTGCGCCGCCTGCGTGAACCGGGTGGAGAAGAAGCTGGGCCGGCTCGACGGAGTGACCGCCACGGTGAACCTGGCCACCGGCAAGGCCCGAGTCCGCCACCCGCCCGGACTGCCGGTGACCGATCTCCTGGCGACGGTGGAGGCCGCGGGGTTCACGGCGGAACTCCCGGAGAGCGAACCGGCCGGTCCGGCGAAGGAGGCACCTGCCCCTGAAGGGCAGGCCCCGGACGCCGAACGCAACCGCCTCCTCGTCACCGCCCTGCTCTCCGTCCCCGTACTCGTCCTGTCGATGGTCCCCGCCTGGCAGTTCCGCAACTGGCAGTGGCTCTGCTTCGCGCTGACCGCGCCGGTCGCCGTGTGGGGTGCGCTGCCGTTCCACCGCCGTGCGGCACGCGGTCTGCGGCACGGCGCCGCGACGATGGACACGCTGGTCTCCCTCGGGGTGGCCGCCTCGTTCGCCTGGTCCGCGTACGCGCTCTTCCTGAGCGGCGGCACCGCGCACTTCTACCTGGAAGCGGCGGTCGGCGTACCGCTGTTCGTCCTCGCGGGACGGCGGCTGGAGGCCGGGGCCCGGCGGGGTACGGGGTCCGCGCTGCGGGCGCTGGCCGAACTGGTCGGCAAGGACGTGTCCGTACGGGTACCGGCCGACGCGGCGGGCCAGGGCTCCAGCGTCGGCCTCACGGACGGTGCCGCTACGGTGGAACGCCGTATTCCGGTGGCCCGGCTCCAGGTCGGCGACCGGTTCCTCGTACGCCCCGGGGAGCGGGTGGCCACCGACGGCACGGTGGTGGACGGCAGTTCCGCCCTCGACCTCTCCCTCGTCACCGGCGAGAGCGGCCCGGTGGAGGTCGGGCCGGGTTCGGCGGTCGTGGGCGGCGCGGTGAACGTGGGCGGCCTCCTCGAAGTACGGGCGGCCGCGGTCGGCGCGGACACCCGGCTGGCCCGGATCACCCGCCTCGTGGAGGAGGCGCAGACCGGCAAGACCCAGGCACAGCGCCTGGCCGACGCGGTCGCGGGAGTCTTCGTCCCGGCCGTGCTGGCGGTGTCCGTGACCGTCCTCGGCTTCTGGCTGGGCGCGGGCGCCGACCCGCAGGCGGCGGTGACCGCCGCGGTGGCCGTCCTCGTCGTCGCCTGTCCCTGCGCGCTCGGACTGGCCACCCCCACCGCCCTGCTGGCCGCCACGGGCCGGGGCGCGCAGTTGGGCATTCTGGTCAGCGGACCGCAGGCCCTGGAGCGGTTGCGGCGCATCGACACTCTGGTGCTGGACAAGACCGGCACATTGACCACCGGGCGGATGAGCGTGATCGCCATGACGACCAGTGCGGGGGATACGGGCAGTGGTAGCGCGGGCGCCCCCGGCCTCACGGCCGACGAGATCCTCCGGCTGGCCGCCGCCGTGGAGCACGGCTCCGAACACCCCCTGGCGCGCGCCATCACCGCGTACGGCGACCTGCGCCGCGAAGCCCTCGCCGAGCACCGGCCGCCGCCCGCCGCGCGGCACTTCGCCGCGACCGCGGGGTACGGCGTGACCGGCGAGGTGGACGGCCGGTCCGTGACCGTCGGGCGGCCCGGCGAGCTGTCGGCGCTGCCCGCCTCGCTCGCGGACGCGGTCCGTACGGCCGAGACCGCCGGGCACACCGCCGTACTGGTGACCGTCGACGGCACTCCGCAGGCCGTCTTCTCCATCGGCGACACGCTGCGGCCCGACTGCTACCGGGCCGTCGACCACCTGCGCCGCCTCGGCCTGCGGCCGGTGCTGGCCACCGGGGACCGGGCGGCCACCGCGCGGGCCGCCGCCGGACACCTCGGAATCACCGAGATCCACGCCGGAGCACTCCCCGAGGAGAAGGCCGCGCTGGTCACCACGTTGCAGGAACACGGCGACCGGGTCGCGGTGGTCGGCGACGGAGTCAACGACGCGGCCGCGCTGGCCCGTGCGGACCTCGGCATCGCGCTGGGCAGCGGTACGGACGCCGCGATCGGCGCGGCCGACGTCACCGTGCTGCGCGAGGACCTCCAGGCCGTACCCGACGCCGTACGGTTGGCCCGGCGCACGCTGGGCACCATCCGCGCCAACCTCGTCTGGGCCTTCGGCTACAACCTGGTCACCGTGCCGCTCGCCGCCGTCGGACGGCTGGACCCGATGACCGCGGCCGCCGCGATGTCGGCGAGTTCGCTGCTGGTGGTGGGCAACAGCCTGCGCCTGCGGGCATGGAAGCCGGCCTCCCGCACCACTCGCACCGCGAAAACGTTCCGTACCTCGATCACCCCGGACACCCCATGA
- a CDS encoding copper chaperone PCu(A)C, with translation MTSATLRSAAVPLLAGVLTLGCLTAWTVTGNAGTPPRLDVTDGRILTASNTEATAAFFTISNTGTTADELTGVTAPAGLRAMVGRDVEVAAGAHRMGMAGAVPVPARGALRMAPTGLDVMVSPPPRLVPGDRLTFTLHFRHSGPVTAEAVAVRPGQLRL, from the coding sequence ATGACCTCTGCCACTCTGCGCTCCGCCGCCGTACCGCTCCTCGCGGGTGTGCTGACCCTCGGCTGCCTCACCGCCTGGACCGTCACCGGCAACGCGGGCACCCCGCCTCGGCTGGACGTGACCGACGGCCGGATCCTCACCGCCTCCAACACGGAAGCCACCGCGGCCTTCTTCACCATCAGCAACACCGGCACCACCGCCGACGAACTGACGGGCGTCACCGCGCCCGCCGGGCTGCGGGCCATGGTCGGCCGCGACGTCGAGGTCGCCGCAGGGGCGCACCGGATGGGGATGGCCGGCGCCGTCCCCGTCCCGGCGCGCGGCGCCCTGCGGATGGCGCCGACCGGTCTGGACGTCATGGTCAGCCCGCCACCGCGCCTCGTACCGGGCGACCGGCTCACCTTCACGCTGCACTTCCGTCACAGCGGCCCCGTCACCGCCGAGGCCGTCGCCGTACGACCGGGCCAGTTGCGGCTCTGA
- a CDS encoding sigma-70 family RNA polymerase sigma factor — MRDDRTVTAWALAARSGDETAVERFVRATQLDVRRYVTHLSGDAQAADDLVQDTYLRALRSLPRFEGRSSARTWLLTIARRTVADRLRSMAGRPRLTGTDDWQAAVEKAQPRGVPGFDEGIALTELLSALPAPRREAFVLTQLLGLPYAETAAIAGCPVGTVRSRVARARETLVSLLAEEAEPEAARTPCTVGALVPARTARVSADSAA; from the coding sequence GTGCGCGATGACCGTACGGTGACGGCCTGGGCCCTGGCGGCCCGTTCCGGGGACGAGACGGCCGTGGAACGGTTCGTCCGCGCGACACAACTGGACGTACGGCGCTACGTCACGCACCTCAGCGGCGACGCGCAGGCCGCCGACGACCTGGTGCAGGACACCTACCTGCGGGCCCTGCGCAGCCTGCCCCGCTTCGAGGGCCGGTCGTCGGCCCGTACGTGGCTGCTGACCATCGCCCGCCGGACGGTCGCCGACCGGCTGCGGTCGATGGCCGGCAGACCGCGGCTCACCGGGACCGACGACTGGCAGGCCGCGGTGGAGAAGGCCCAGCCGCGCGGTGTGCCCGGTTTCGACGAGGGCATCGCCCTCACCGAACTGCTGTCGGCGCTGCCCGCACCCCGCCGGGAGGCGTTCGTCCTGACCCAACTGCTGGGCCTGCCGTACGCGGAGACGGCGGCCATCGCCGGCTGCCCGGTGGGGACGGTGCGCTCCCGGGTGGCGCGGGCCCGCGAGACGCTGGTGTCCCTGCTGGCGGAGGAAGCCGAGCCGGAGGCAGCTCGTACGCCGTGCACCGTGGGTGCGCTCGTGCCCGCACGTACCGCCCGCGTCTCGGCAGATTCCGCCGCGTGA
- a CDS encoding zf-HC2 domain-containing protein, with the protein MHCSRVRTAVSARLDGEELPPGVTDGLLDAHLAGCADCRLWSERASALDGLLDRLRGPPHTGAARTGVVISSPSGDPAPSAAYWTDGDRDR; encoded by the coding sequence ATGCACTGTTCGCGTGTACGAACCGCCGTCTCCGCCCGCCTGGACGGCGAAGAGCTGCCGCCGGGCGTCACGGACGGGCTGCTCGACGCCCACCTGGCGGGGTGCGCGGACTGCCGCCTCTGGTCGGAGCGGGCATCGGCGCTGGACGGGTTGCTCGACCGGCTGCGGGGCCCGCCGCATACGGGGGCGGCGAGGACAGGAGTCGTCATCAGTAGTCCTTCGGGAGATCCGGCCCCGTCCGCCGCGTACTGGACGGACGGCGATCGGGACCGGTGA